From Paenibacillus polymyxa, the proteins below share one genomic window:
- a CDS encoding glycoside hydrolase family 3 N-terminal domain-containing protein, with amino-acid sequence MLIYKDQSKPIEERVEHLIGLMTIEEKVGQLVQPFGWQVYEHTDGELSLHHDFKQQVQNGGVGSLYGVLRADPWTGVTLENGLSAKEGAEAVNLIQRYAIEHSRLGIPILIGEECSHGHMAIDGTVFPVPLSIGSTWNVDLYRDMCRAVASESRAQGGAVTYSPVLDVVRDPRWGRTEECFGEDPYLIGEFAVAAVEGLQGESLFSEHSVAATLKHFAGYGSSEGGRNAGPVHMGRRELLEVDLYPFQKAVEAGAQSVMPAYNEIDGVPCTVNTELLDDILRQAWGFDGLIITDCGAIEMLASGHDVAEDGSDAAVQAIRAGIDMEMSGEMFGSHLVEAVHAGKLETGVLDRAVRRVLTLKFRLGLFDKPYVNAERAEQVIGQAEHIRLARQLATEGIVLLKNVNSTLPLPKTSKRIAVIGPNADQIYNQLGDYTSPQQRTRVVTVLDGIRGKLGKDHSGVLYAPGCRIKGESREGFDNALACAAEADTVVMVVGGSSARDFGEGTIDLKTGASKVSDHDWNDMECGEGIDRMTLGLAGVQLQLMQEVYRLGKEHVVVYMNGRPIAEPWVEEHAHAIVEAWYPGQEGGHAIADILFGDVNPSGRLTLSIPKHVGQLPVYYNGKRSRGKRYLEDDAEPRYPFGYGLSYTTFSYERLTLSANSIRAGESVTVTVDVTNTGDREGAEVVQLYISDTVSSVTRPIRELKGFCKLVLQPGETRTVVFVVGSDKLQYIGHDLQPIVETGRFSIQVGRHSKDTLCAELIVREDE; translated from the coding sequence ATGTTGATTTATAAAGACCAAAGCAAACCGATCGAAGAACGGGTAGAGCACTTAATCGGTTTGATGACAATAGAGGAAAAGGTAGGACAGCTTGTGCAGCCCTTTGGCTGGCAAGTGTATGAGCACACAGACGGAGAATTGTCCCTACATCATGATTTCAAGCAGCAGGTACAAAATGGAGGAGTCGGCTCCTTATACGGGGTACTTCGCGCTGATCCGTGGACCGGAGTGACCTTGGAGAATGGCTTATCTGCCAAAGAAGGGGCGGAGGCCGTGAACTTGATCCAACGTTATGCGATAGAGCATTCCCGACTGGGTATCCCGATACTGATCGGTGAGGAATGCTCTCATGGGCATATGGCGATTGACGGCACTGTTTTTCCGGTTCCGCTGTCCATAGGCAGCACATGGAATGTTGATTTGTACCGCGATATGTGCCGTGCGGTTGCGAGTGAAAGCCGCGCTCAGGGCGGGGCTGTCACGTATTCGCCCGTGCTTGATGTTGTGCGTGATCCGCGCTGGGGACGCACGGAGGAATGCTTTGGCGAAGACCCTTATCTCATCGGCGAATTTGCTGTTGCCGCAGTGGAGGGGCTTCAGGGGGAAAGCTTATTCAGCGAACATAGCGTAGCTGCCACACTAAAGCATTTTGCAGGCTATGGCAGCTCGGAAGGCGGACGTAATGCCGGACCTGTGCATATGGGCAGGCGCGAGCTTTTGGAGGTCGATCTGTATCCATTCCAAAAAGCGGTAGAAGCAGGGGCCCAATCTGTTATGCCAGCCTATAACGAAATCGACGGGGTCCCGTGTACAGTGAATACTGAGCTATTGGATGATATTCTTCGTCAGGCGTGGGGATTTGACGGTCTGATCATTACAGATTGTGGCGCAATTGAAATGTTAGCGAGCGGACATGATGTGGCCGAGGATGGATCGGATGCCGCTGTGCAGGCGATTCGCGCAGGAATTGATATGGAAATGTCCGGGGAAATGTTCGGCAGTCATCTGGTCGAGGCGGTTCATGCTGGCAAGTTGGAGACGGGCGTGCTGGATCGGGCGGTTCGCAGGGTGCTCACGTTAAAATTCAGGCTCGGTCTGTTTGACAAACCGTATGTGAATGCAGAACGAGCGGAGCAGGTAATTGGTCAGGCGGAGCATATTCGATTGGCTAGACAGCTTGCGACCGAAGGGATCGTGCTACTTAAAAACGTCAATAGCACGCTTCCCCTGCCGAAAACCTCCAAGCGTATTGCGGTCATCGGCCCGAATGCAGATCAGATCTACAACCAACTGGGCGATTATACGTCACCGCAGCAGAGAACCCGTGTGGTAACTGTACTTGATGGTATCCGTGGCAAGCTGGGCAAGGATCATTCAGGTGTTCTGTATGCACCTGGCTGCCGGATCAAGGGAGAATCCCGGGAAGGCTTTGATAATGCACTGGCATGTGCGGCTGAGGCCGATACCGTGGTGATGGTGGTTGGAGGGTCCAGCGCCCGCGATTTCGGGGAAGGGACGATTGATCTGAAAACCGGCGCATCGAAGGTATCGGATCACGATTGGAACGACATGGAATGCGGCGAAGGCATCGATCGGATGACGTTGGGGCTTGCGGGCGTACAGCTTCAACTCATGCAGGAAGTCTACAGGCTGGGGAAAGAGCATGTCGTCGTTTATATGAACGGGCGACCGATTGCTGAGCCATGGGTGGAGGAGCACGCACATGCCATTGTGGAAGCATGGTATCCCGGTCAGGAGGGAGGGCATGCAATCGCAGATATTTTATTTGGGGATGTGAACCCTTCGGGACGTTTGACTCTTTCCATCCCTAAACATGTGGGGCAGTTGCCGGTATATTACAACGGCAAGCGTTCCCGGGGCAAGCGGTATCTGGAAGACGATGCCGAGCCGCGCTATCCGTTTGGCTATGGTCTTAGCTACACGACGTTTAGCTATGAAAGGCTTACACTAAGCGCTAATTCGATCCGAGCGGGCGAATCCGTTACGGTTACAGTCGATGTAACCAACACGGGCGACCGGGAAGGGGCTGAAGTAGTTCAGTTATATATCTCGGACACGGTGAGTTCGGTGACCCGTCCAATCAGGGAACTTAAGGGCTTTTGCAAGCTTGTATTACAGCCGGGAGAAACACGGACGGTGGTGTTTGTAGTAGGCTCCGACAAGCTGCAATATATAGGGCATGATCTACAGCCAATCGTTGAGACTGGGCGATTTTCTATTCAAGTAGGCAGGCACTCCAAAGATACCCTGTGTGCCGAGCTGATCGTACGGGAGGATGAATAA
- a CDS encoding ABC transporter permease — MAAFFRNVIRNKVMLFMVLPGAIWFFFFSYLPLVGTVAAFKQYRFNREGFWASIYTSKWVGWDNFKFLFNNNDAYVITRNTLLYNLVFIILGLVFSVAMAILLSELINKRLAKLYQTGMFLPYFLSWVIVGYFAFSFLSMDRGMLNQIIAGFGIEPIQWYSEAAYWPYILILVSLWKAIGYNSVVYLASILGIDKSLYEAAMIDGASKWQQIRNVTIPLLSPIIIIMTLLAVGRIFYADFGLFYQVPRDSGTLYSVTNVIDTYVYRGLKTTGEIGMSTAAGLYQSVVGFVLVILSNYVVRKIDKDSALF, encoded by the coding sequence ATGGCCGCATTTTTCAGAAATGTGATTCGAAACAAAGTTATGCTGTTCATGGTGCTGCCTGGCGCTATCTGGTTCTTTTTCTTTTCATATCTGCCGTTGGTTGGTACTGTGGCTGCCTTCAAGCAATATCGTTTTAACAGGGAAGGATTCTGGGCCAGTATTTATACGAGCAAATGGGTGGGCTGGGATAACTTCAAGTTTCTGTTCAATAACAATGATGCCTATGTCATCACACGAAATACCCTTTTGTATAATCTGGTCTTTATTATTCTTGGACTTGTGTTTTCAGTCGCTATGGCTATTCTGCTCTCCGAGCTGATTAATAAACGGTTGGCGAAGCTGTACCAGACAGGCATGTTTCTCCCATATTTTCTATCGTGGGTCATCGTGGGCTACTTTGCCTTCAGCTTTCTGAGCATGGATCGGGGGATGCTGAATCAAATTATCGCAGGGTTTGGCATAGAGCCCATTCAGTGGTATTCAGAGGCTGCATATTGGCCGTATATCTTGATTCTAGTCAGTCTATGGAAGGCAATCGGCTATAACAGTGTCGTATATCTGGCTTCGATTTTGGGTATCGACAAATCCTTGTATGAAGCAGCCATGATAGATGGAGCCAGCAAGTGGCAGCAAATTCGTAATGTGACGATCCCTTTGCTCTCGCCGATCATTATCATTATGACGCTGCTTGCAGTCGGACGGATTTTTTATGCGGATTTTGGTTTGTTCTATCAGGTTCCGAGGGATTCGGGCACCTTATACTCAGTAACGAACGTCATCGACACTTATGTATATCGCGGTTTGAAAACGACAGGCGAAATCGGGATGAGCACGGCGGCAGGTTTGTATCAGTCGGTGGTTGGCTTCGTTCTCGTCATCCTATCCAATTATGTTGTGCGAAAAATAGATAAAGACAGCGCTTTGTTCTAA
- a CDS encoding carbohydrate ABC transporter permease, with translation MAAGKKRKKRDFHHISRGWNVVLNGIAGMFAFLCVFPFLFVVIISLTDEKTLARDGYRLLPAQWSLEAYRFIFRTSDTLLRSYEVTIAVTVIGTVISLILISLYAYAISRKSFRYRRFFSIFAILTMLFNGGMIPTYMVVSQLLGLKDTIWALILPLAMNAFYIMILRTFYSTSVPDAIVESAKIDGAGEFYTFLKIVLPLSLPGLATIGLFSTLGYWNDWFNALLYIDNPNLVPLQSMLMRIESSIQFIQQNSQNSSMSLAALQSIPQDTSRMAMVVLATLPIIFAYPFFQRYFVQGLTVGAVKE, from the coding sequence ATGGCTGCTGGAAAAAAAAGAAAAAAACGAGATTTCCATCATATTTCACGGGGCTGGAATGTTGTTCTGAATGGGATAGCAGGGATGTTCGCGTTCCTATGTGTGTTTCCGTTTTTGTTTGTCGTCATTATTTCCCTAACCGATGAGAAAACGCTGGCGCGGGACGGATATCGTTTGCTCCCGGCTCAATGGAGTCTGGAAGCCTACCGCTTCATATTTCGTACCAGTGATACGCTACTGCGCTCCTATGAGGTGACGATTGCTGTAACGGTCATCGGTACGGTGATCAGTCTCATTCTTATTTCGTTATATGCGTACGCCATTTCACGAAAGAGCTTTCGTTACCGGAGATTCTTTTCCATTTTTGCGATTTTAACCATGCTCTTTAATGGTGGAATGATCCCGACCTATATGGTCGTTTCCCAATTGCTCGGGCTTAAGGATACGATTTGGGCTTTGATTTTGCCGCTTGCCATGAATGCCTTTTATATTATGATCCTGCGCACATTTTATAGCACCAGTGTGCCTGATGCCATTGTCGAATCAGCCAAAATAGATGGGGCAGGCGAGTTTTACACCTTTTTAAAAATCGTGCTTCCACTCTCTCTGCCTGGACTTGCCACCATTGGCTTATTCAGCACGCTTGGTTACTGGAATGACTGGTTTAATGCCCTGTTGTATATTGACAATCCCAATCTGGTGCCGCTTCAGTCTATGTTGATGCGGATTGAATCCAGCATTCAGTTCATCCAGCAAAATTCGCAAAACAGCTCTATGAGTCTGGCTGCACTTCAATCCATTCCGCAGGATACCTCGCGGATGGCGATGGTGGTGCTGGCGACGCTGCCTATTATATTCGCCTATCCTTTTTTTCAGCGTTACTTTGTGCAGGGACTTACGGTTGGGGCTGTGAAGGAATAA
- a CDS encoding ABC transporter substrate-binding protein — protein MGKSKRSYSFVLVMCMVLTLILSACGGSSGGGETTNEGAEKPVELIWYTIGTPQKDVDRVMEEVSKYTQKKINATIKMKMVDWGDYPQKMQVNVASGEPMDIVFTASGGFDYVQNARKGAFMELDDLLDKYGQDIKKTIDPAFLEGSKVDGHHYGIPANKELPQQEVWRFNKKLLTQYKLDLSNVRSLDSLEPLLKTIKENEPGVTAFGMDKNYVPYVPYDYIIQNLPMAVKLDTTDYKIVNILETPEMKQALTTMHKFYKAGYVSPEAATTGSTNDLTTSGNWFLDRAQTQPLADNLWSASYGYPVISTPASDPIVTNTSVQGSIMAISANSANPEKAMQFLNLLNTDPVLRNMVDSGIEGVHYKKTDGQYIENLADSKNYDMPSYSLGNNMLLYLNPNDPADKWEQFKKFNSEGKNSPILSFNFDSSKVSTEMAAVQNVKEQFWASLMTGTLEPETNLPKVIEKFKQAGLDKVMAEAQSQLDAWKAQNSK, from the coding sequence ATGGGTAAAAGCAAAAGAAGCTACTCGTTTGTTCTAGTAATGTGTATGGTTTTGACGCTCATTCTCAGTGCATGTGGAGGAAGCAGCGGTGGCGGGGAAACGACGAATGAGGGAGCGGAAAAGCCGGTAGAGCTGATCTGGTATACCATTGGTACACCTCAAAAAGATGTAGATCGGGTGATGGAAGAGGTTAGCAAGTACACCCAAAAGAAAATCAACGCCACGATCAAAATGAAAATGGTCGATTGGGGCGACTACCCGCAAAAAATGCAGGTGAATGTGGCTTCGGGAGAGCCCATGGATATTGTATTTACGGCTTCCGGTGGTTTTGATTATGTACAAAATGCCAGAAAGGGCGCATTCATGGAGCTGGACGACTTGCTTGACAAGTACGGTCAGGATATTAAAAAGACGATTGATCCTGCGTTTCTGGAAGGCTCCAAGGTGGATGGTCATCATTATGGCATTCCTGCCAACAAGGAGCTTCCACAGCAAGAGGTATGGCGGTTCAATAAAAAATTGCTAACCCAATACAAGCTGGACCTTTCCAATGTCCGCTCGCTGGATAGCCTGGAGCCACTGCTCAAAACGATTAAAGAAAACGAGCCCGGCGTAACGGCATTCGGTATGGACAAAAACTATGTTCCCTATGTTCCATATGACTATATCATTCAAAACCTGCCGATGGCTGTCAAACTGGATACTACGGACTATAAAATCGTAAACATCTTGGAAACACCTGAAATGAAGCAGGCGCTGACGACGATGCATAAGTTTTACAAGGCCGGATATGTATCACCGGAAGCTGCAACTACAGGCTCGACTAATGATTTAACTACGTCCGGAAACTGGTTTCTGGATCGTGCGCAAACTCAACCACTAGCCGATAATCTATGGTCTGCCAGCTACGGCTATCCGGTGATATCGACACCTGCCAGTGATCCAATTGTGACCAATACGTCTGTTCAGGGCTCCATTATGGCAATTTCGGCTAACTCGGCAAACCCTGAAAAGGCGATGCAGTTCCTGAACCTGCTGAATACAGATCCAGTATTACGTAATATGGTTGACTCTGGTATTGAAGGAGTGCATTACAAAAAAACAGATGGCCAATATATCGAAAATCTGGCTGATTCCAAAAACTATGATATGCCTTCGTATTCACTCGGTAACAATATGCTGCTGTATCTGAATCCGAATGATCCTGCTGACAAATGGGAGCAATTCAAGAAGTTCAACTCGGAAGGAAAAAACTCTCCTATCCTGAGCTTCAACTTTGACAGCAGTAAAGTATCCACGGAGATGGCAGCGGTGCAGAACGTCAAAGAGCAATTTTGGGCTTCGCTGATGACAGGCACGCTGGAACCGGAAACGAATCTCCCGAAAGTAATTGAGAAATTCAAGCAGGCTGGGCTGGATAAGGTGATGGCGGAAGCGCAATCCCAGCTTGATGCCTGGAAGGCACAAAACAGCAAATAA
- a CDS encoding alpha-mannosidase translates to MERIKRLIRELSECQWLEKLDLRSWNITRSTYLAPGQYEGAEPLTEGLDLKRFPSSQGTTYFFRMRLNVPTAWLREPFGLVFESGGEGLLRVNGASYHGLDRNHTYVTLNPELIGSSPELEIELFDPVPEPVDPLNRQAVIQPPISSITSYLVRPNKPVQSLMYTVTVVSEAALLLPEGDIRSIRLLKALYEVMDCFANLEEDAIRAGGAISATEKELIRQVQEIGGNAQALEHMVGQSHIDIAWLWPMRETVRKTSRTFSTVDALMDEYPAYQYAQSQPLLFSFVKENDPELYERVKARVGEGRWELVGGMWVEPDLNLPSGESLIRQMLYGQRFYQQEFGQTSHIEWLPDTFGYCASLPQILKHGKIDYFMTTKLGWNDTNVFPYDLFHWVGIDGTSMLSYLNHGVNENTRPQDIRDHWQSYREKSAHPEHMLLYGHGDGGGGVTREMLEYIERSSLMVGLPASQFSTAGQFFAGIDQAHPKFPKWHGDLYLELHRGTYTTHARNKRNNRKAEGVYREAELWSTLALPQLEPEQVEDICSALHEGWKLILLNQFHDIIPGSAITEVYGTSDKEYQQIFEWGHVGLQQGITTLAAQVNTEGSRTGTPYLVFNSLGWSRNAVIHIATESAQGWYAYHYANDEAERLDTDVEEGGISVRIPDIPALGYKTIWLEREQAQAGEKPGIAMISGPLGDIWETAFYKVQFNERGEMIRLLDKAANREILKQGERANRFYFFHDRPTLWDAWDLDDRYEEQVAGEAELLEKQVVLQGKTKDVLRFRWRIHQSEMTQDVIFYHHERRIDFKTHVSWNEAHKLLKVGFPIDVVTDKATYEIPFGALERPTHRNTSWEQAQYEVCGHRFADISEHGYGVSLLNDCKYGYDIQDSTIRLSLLRAPKWPDKDADLGEHDFTYSLYPHVGDWRSAHTLRHAAELNQDMPVVQQQKHNSGVLPSSGSFINFDSRHVVLDTIKSAEDGLGTILRLYESSGGRETIKLTWPYTFKAAYVSNALEEPLQPLELEGSCLTLSFTPYEIKTIRLQ, encoded by the coding sequence ATGGAGCGTATCAAACGCCTGATTCGGGAATTGTCGGAATGCCAATGGCTGGAGAAGCTGGATTTGCGGAGCTGGAACATTACACGCTCCACTTACCTGGCACCAGGTCAATACGAAGGCGCCGAGCCTTTAACGGAAGGACTGGACCTCAAGCGATTCCCCAGCAGTCAGGGGACGACTTATTTTTTTCGAATGCGGCTGAATGTACCAACAGCGTGGTTGAGAGAGCCTTTTGGATTGGTGTTTGAGTCCGGGGGAGAAGGTTTGCTGCGAGTCAATGGTGCTTCCTATCACGGGCTTGATCGCAATCATACCTATGTCACGCTAAATCCAGAGCTCATCGGGTCTTCCCCTGAGCTGGAGATTGAGCTGTTTGATCCGGTACCTGAGCCCGTAGATCCGCTCAATCGGCAGGCTGTCATTCAACCTCCGATTTCTTCTATTACAAGCTATCTTGTACGGCCCAATAAGCCTGTGCAAAGCCTGATGTATACCGTTACCGTTGTTAGCGAAGCTGCTCTACTGCTGCCTGAGGGCGACATCCGTAGCATACGCTTGCTGAAAGCCCTGTATGAGGTGATGGATTGCTTTGCGAATTTGGAGGAAGACGCCATTCGAGCAGGAGGAGCGATCTCAGCCACAGAAAAGGAGCTGATTCGTCAGGTTCAGGAGATCGGCGGAAATGCGCAAGCTTTGGAACACATGGTAGGACAGTCGCACATCGACATTGCTTGGCTGTGGCCGATGCGCGAGACCGTACGGAAAACAAGCCGAACCTTCTCAACGGTGGATGCGCTGATGGATGAATACCCGGCCTATCAATATGCACAGAGCCAGCCGCTGCTGTTCTCTTTTGTAAAGGAAAATGATCCAGAGCTGTATGAACGAGTCAAAGCGAGAGTCGGTGAAGGACGGTGGGAACTGGTCGGGGGGATGTGGGTAGAGCCTGATTTGAACCTGCCCAGTGGCGAATCACTCATCCGCCAAATGCTGTATGGTCAGCGCTTTTACCAACAGGAATTTGGCCAAACCTCTCATATCGAATGGCTGCCGGATACGTTTGGCTACTGTGCGTCCCTGCCGCAGATTTTAAAGCATGGGAAGATAGACTATTTTATGACGACCAAGCTTGGCTGGAATGATACGAATGTGTTTCCTTATGATTTGTTCCACTGGGTGGGCATCGATGGGACTTCGATGTTGTCCTACCTCAATCATGGCGTGAATGAAAATACACGGCCACAGGACATTCGTGACCACTGGCAGTCCTATCGTGAAAAATCGGCTCATCCTGAGCACATGTTGCTCTATGGACATGGAGACGGCGGGGGCGGAGTTACGCGTGAAATGCTGGAATATATAGAGCGTTCTTCGCTAATGGTGGGATTGCCTGCGAGTCAGTTCAGCACGGCGGGACAGTTTTTCGCAGGCATAGATCAGGCACATCCGAAGTTTCCCAAATGGCATGGTGATTTGTACCTTGAGTTGCACCGAGGAACCTACACGACCCACGCCCGCAACAAACGCAATAACCGGAAAGCGGAGGGAGTCTACCGCGAGGCAGAACTGTGGAGCACGCTGGCATTACCACAGCTGGAGCCGGAGCAGGTGGAGGATATCTGTTCGGCATTGCATGAGGGCTGGAAGCTGATTTTGTTGAATCAGTTCCACGATATTATCCCTGGCTCGGCGATTACCGAGGTGTACGGCACTTCGGATAAGGAGTATCAGCAAATTTTCGAATGGGGACATGTCGGGCTTCAACAGGGGATTACGACGCTGGCGGCTCAAGTGAACACGGAAGGATCGAGAACAGGAACACCGTACCTGGTGTTTAACAGCCTGGGCTGGAGCCGTAATGCTGTGATTCATATTGCTACGGAATCGGCACAGGGATGGTATGCCTATCACTACGCTAATGATGAAGCCGAGCGGCTGGACACCGATGTGGAGGAAGGCGGCATTTCAGTGCGTATTCCGGATATTCCTGCGCTGGGCTACAAAACGATTTGGTTGGAGCGAGAACAGGCTCAAGCAGGTGAGAAGCCCGGGATCGCTATGATATCCGGACCGCTGGGGGACATCTGGGAGACGGCATTTTATAAGGTGCAATTTAACGAGCGGGGCGAAATGATTCGCCTGCTGGATAAAGCGGCAAACCGTGAAATTTTGAAGCAAGGGGAACGGGCAAACCGTTTTTATTTTTTCCATGACCGTCCGACGCTGTGGGATGCCTGGGATTTGGATGACCGCTATGAGGAACAGGTAGCAGGAGAAGCCGAGTTGCTGGAAAAACAAGTAGTGCTTCAGGGAAAAACGAAGGATGTGCTGCGCTTCCGATGGCGAATCCATCAATCTGAAATGACACAGGATGTAATCTTTTATCATCATGAGCGGCGAATTGATTTCAAGACGCATGTGAGCTGGAATGAAGCGCACAAGCTGCTAAAGGTAGGCTTTCCTATAGATGTGGTTACGGACAAGGCGACTTATGAAATTCCGTTCGGTGCCTTGGAACGGCCGACCCATCGGAATACGAGCTGGGAGCAGGCGCAGTACGAAGTATGTGGACACCGATTTGCGGATATTTCCGAGCACGGGTATGGCGTGAGTCTGCTCAATGATTGCAAATATGGCTACGACATTCAAGACAGTACCATCCGTCTGTCTCTGCTACGAGCACCCAAATGGCCGGATAAAGATGCCGATCTGGGCGAGCACGATTTTACGTATTCGCTTTATCCGCATGTTGGAGATTGGCGCAGCGCCCATACTTTGCGTCATGCGGCTGAGCTGAATCAAGATATGCCTGTTGTGCAGCAGCAAAAGCACAATAGCGGAGTGCTGCCGAGCAGTGGATCGTTCATTAACTTTGATAGCCGTCACGTTGTGCTGGATACGATCAAGTCGGCCGAAGATGGGCTGGGGACGATTCTTCGTTTGTATGAATCTTCTGGGGGACGGGAAACGATCAAGCTGACCTGGCCTTACACGTTCAAAGCAGCCTACGTGTCGAATGCGCTAGAGGAACCCCTGCAGCCGCTTGAGCTGGAAGGCAGCTGTCTCACATTGTCTTTTACACCTTATGAAATTAAAACGATACGTTTGCAATAG
- a CDS encoding glycoside hydrolase family 125 protein — MEQFRLPKIPMPDLDLPQAVQDVLKEAEQALAHRPKLLKLFKNCFPNSLETTTKLMDDGTTFLITGDIPALWLRDSVEQVIHYVPLAREDADLQRIIGGLIKRHIHYVLIDPYANAFNETANDWHWNATDETEMSPWVWERKFEIDSLCFVIRLAYMYWKETELTDIFDSKFKTALRKIVDVFKTEQRHQEQSAYRFTRNNGIPTDSLRNQGLGMPVNYTGMIWSGFRSSDDACDFHYNIPGNMFAVVALRQMQEFAEWVFRDMDFLNELKELEAEVEHGIRLYGIYRHPVFGPIYAYETDGFGNYCLMDDAGTPGLMSIPYLGYTTADDPIYQNTRRFALSQENPFYFEGKAAKGIGSPHTLPGYIWHMSLSMQGLTAQTAEEKLEIIQMLEETDGDTGYMHEGFHADDPTVYTRKWFAWSNSLFAQLVYKAMKDGLL; from the coding sequence TTGGAACAATTCAGACTTCCCAAAATACCAATGCCCGACCTTGATTTGCCGCAGGCTGTTCAGGACGTACTCAAGGAAGCAGAGCAAGCACTGGCTCACAGGCCGAAGCTGCTGAAGCTGTTTAAAAACTGTTTTCCAAATTCACTGGAGACGACGACCAAGCTAATGGATGATGGGACAACGTTTCTCATTACAGGGGATATTCCAGCTCTTTGGTTGCGGGATTCTGTAGAGCAGGTCATTCATTATGTGCCGTTAGCCAGGGAGGATGCTGATTTACAGCGCATCATTGGGGGGCTGATCAAGCGCCATATTCATTATGTCCTCATAGACCCGTATGCGAATGCGTTCAATGAGACAGCGAATGACTGGCACTGGAATGCGACCGATGAGACGGAGATGTCACCATGGGTGTGGGAACGAAAATTTGAAATCGACTCGCTGTGCTTTGTCATTCGGCTAGCTTATATGTACTGGAAGGAAACGGAGCTTACCGATATTTTTGATTCAAAATTCAAGACGGCTCTGCGCAAAATAGTGGATGTGTTCAAAACGGAGCAGCGTCACCAAGAGCAATCTGCGTATCGGTTTACGCGTAATAACGGCATTCCCACAGATTCCTTGCGCAATCAGGGACTCGGTATGCCTGTAAATTATACGGGGATGATTTGGTCGGGCTTCCGTTCCAGTGATGATGCTTGCGATTTTCACTACAATATACCCGGCAATATGTTTGCAGTGGTTGCTTTGCGGCAGATGCAGGAGTTTGCGGAGTGGGTATTCCGTGATATGGACTTTCTGAACGAGCTGAAGGAGCTGGAGGCTGAGGTGGAGCACGGTATCCGCTTGTACGGCATTTACCGCCATCCGGTATTTGGGCCTATATATGCTTATGAAACGGACGGATTTGGCAACTACTGCCTGATGGATGACGCGGGTACGCCGGGATTGATGTCCATTCCGTATTTGGGCTATACGACGGCGGACGATCCTATCTATCAAAATACGAGACGCTTCGCTTTAAGTCAGGAGAATCCGTTTTACTTTGAAGGCAAGGCGGCTAAAGGGATCGGAAGTCCGCACACGCTGCCGGGTTACATCTGGCATATGTCCCTGTCAATGCAAGGGCTGACGGCCCAGACCGCAGAAGAAAAGCTGGAGATAATCCAGATGCTGGAAGAGACAGATGGGGACACCGGCTATATGCACGAGGGCTTTCATGCCGATGATCCTACAGTTTACACGAGAAAATGGTTCGCCTGGTCCAACAGTCTGTTTGCCCAGCTTGTGTATAAGGCCATGAAGGATGGCTTGTTATGA